One stretch of Deinococcus aquaedulcis DNA includes these proteins:
- a CDS encoding DUF1684 domain-containing protein → MGAYEEAVLDYRRRKDEHFAAGGGPVDTATFRGLSYYPPDETWAFTLPLTLLPQDAGAEFALDTNTGETRTMARFGEVTVPLPGGQHTLLVFAGLGEDRPARVFVPFRDATSGAETYGAGRYLDAPVDWQLGGDGPLVRLDFNLAYHPYCAYSPAWVCPLPPRENRVPEPVPVGERLG, encoded by the coding sequence GTGGGCGCCTACGAAGAGGCCGTGCTGGATTACCGCCGCCGCAAGGACGAGCATTTCGCGGCCGGGGGCGGTCCGGTGGACACCGCCACCTTCCGGGGCCTGAGCTATTACCCCCCGGATGAAACCTGGGCCTTTACCCTGCCCCTGACCCTGCTGCCCCAGGACGCGGGCGCCGAGTTCGCCCTGGATACCAACACCGGCGAAACGCGGACCATGGCGCGCTTCGGAGAGGTGACGGTGCCGCTGCCGGGCGGGCAGCACACCCTGCTGGTCTTCGCCGGGCTGGGCGAGGACCGCCCCGCGCGCGTCTTTGTGCCGTTCCGCGACGCCACCAGCGGCGCAGAAACCTACGGCGCAGGCCGCTACCTGGACGCCCCGGTGGACTGGCAACTGGGCGGCGACGGCCCGCTGGTGCGGCTGGACTTTAACCTCGCCTACCACCCCTACTGCGCCTACAGCCCGGCCTGGGTGTGCCCCCTGCCCCCGCGCGAGAACAGGGTGCCCGAACCGGTGCCAGTGGGGGAGAGGCTGGGGTAA
- a CDS encoding RNA-binding S4 domain-containing protein codes for MTGDDTIDLQDFLKLRGLVETGGEAKFRVQGGEVRLNGEIETRRRKKLRRGDVVEYAGHRVKVDW; via the coding sequence ATGACAGGCGACGACACCATTGACTTGCAGGACTTCCTGAAACTGCGCGGGCTGGTGGAAACCGGCGGCGAGGCCAAATTTCGCGTGCAGGGCGGAGAAGTACGCCTGAACGGGGAAATCGAGACGCGGCGGCGCAAGAAGCTGCGCCGGGGCGACGTGGTGGAATACGCCGGGCACCGCGTCAAGGTGGACTGGTAA
- a CDS encoding Ig domain-containing protein: protein MTHHRPLGRALLALLVAGALAGCGQSLTGTSATSGRDPLQFVESPAGLAPAYVNETYAAPLTVSGGAGPYTVRQVSGTLPPGLSLQGQQLSGKPTKTGSYTFTVEVTDSTLSTKSRTITMNVQDLPPLSLAPTLPAGQIRGETRIPLTITAPRSVRAARFAWDLPAGVTVTRVQPEGGAVVFWRQQGSRVVVDLGFKTVPRTGARVALLTVKPSGPVALATPTLAYEARDGDGKLLAQKLFPDEQKKLDDQKAAEQKAAEQKAAEQKAAEQKAAEQKAAEQKAAPNAPGTTPAGTGTGTGTGTGTGTPVPPVTPPTAPGGGK, encoded by the coding sequence ATGACACATCACCGTCCCCTGGGCCGCGCGCTGCTGGCCCTGCTGGTGGCTGGCGCACTGGCCGGGTGCGGGCAGAGCCTCACCGGCACCTCCGCCACCAGCGGGCGCGACCCGCTGCAGTTCGTGGAGTCGCCGGCTGGCCTGGCGCCCGCCTATGTCAACGAGACCTACGCGGCGCCCCTGACCGTCTCGGGGGGCGCGGGGCCGTACACGGTGCGGCAGGTGAGCGGCACCCTGCCCCCCGGCCTGAGCCTGCAGGGCCAGCAGCTGAGCGGCAAGCCCACCAAGACGGGCAGTTACACCTTCACGGTGGAAGTCACCGATTCCACCCTCAGCACGAAAAGCCGGACCATCACCATGAACGTGCAGGACCTGCCGCCCCTGAGCCTGGCCCCCACGCTGCCCGCCGGGCAGATTCGCGGCGAGACCCGCATTCCGCTCACCATCACCGCGCCGCGCAGCGTGCGGGCGGCGCGCTTTGCCTGGGATCTCCCCGCCGGCGTGACCGTCACCCGCGTGCAGCCCGAGGGCGGCGCCGTGGTGTTCTGGCGCCAGCAGGGCAGCCGCGTGGTGGTGGACCTGGGCTTCAAGACCGTGCCGCGCACCGGGGCCCGCGTGGCCCTGCTGACCGTGAAGCCCTCGGGCCCCGTGGCCCTGGCCACCCCCACCCTGGCCTACGAGGCCCGCGACGGCGACGGCAAGCTGCTGGCGCAGAAACTCTTCCCCGACGAGCAGAAGAAGCTGGACGACCAGAAAGCCGCTGAACAGAAGGCGGCCGAGCAGAAAGCGGCCGAGCAGAAGGCCGCCGAACAAAAAGCCGCCGAGCAAAAGGCAGCGGAGCAGAAAGCCGCCCCGAATGCACCCGGCACCACCCCGGCTGGTACGGGAACTGGAACGGGCACCGGGACAGGCACGGGCACGCCCGTCCCCCCCGTCACTCCGCCCACGGCCCCGGGAGGCGGCAAGTGA